A stretch of the Vicia villosa cultivar HV-30 ecotype Madison, WI unplaced genomic scaffold, Vvil1.0 ctg.004053F_1_1, whole genome shotgun sequence genome encodes the following:
- the LOC131641767 gene encoding uncharacterized protein LOC131641767 encodes MANNVTATREATRRTHTYSFHREGLIQLGQLGGLITGHNKTVFTENYGNILTLLDSHVDEWGLSTLLQFYDPDLRCFTFSGYQLAPTLEEYSHFLNIKVQHKVPFVCVPEKPDLDNIANALYLSIEDVLGNWKKNGNTHGFYMSFLVEKAQELANKKLWEAFNALLAVLIYGIVMFPNIHKFVDLAAICLFVDKNPVPTLLADTYYSVHSRYGKGGAIRNCLPLLYTWFKSHLPTSGPFITSTQKWPQRITGLTGNDIVWCPTGMDVEKVITSCDKPLDKEIFESVCFEKGTNPKGLEKVKSAWNSIHTDDQISLGEKNAVAKQAYTDWVENRVKDRLLPFPKVNPLYEQPPKIPIATVPDENRIQVDMECTQLHEKKSDAQPKHCLIDQKRVELTHEAKMLKGGSFRVQKRARTEKGCLTVSSTCTPPEEGIFKP; translated from the exons atggctaacaacgtgaccgctacCAGAGAAGCTACAAGGCGTACTCACACTTACAGTTTCCATCGCGAAGGCTTGATTCAGTTGGGGCAATTGGGTGGATTGATCACTGGTCATAATAAAACTGTGTTCACTGAGAATTACGGAAACATCTTGACTCTTTTGGACTCACACGTCGACGAATGGGgtttatctactcttctccagttctatgatcctgaCTTGCGTTGTTTCACCTTCTCAGGCTATCAGTTGGCCCCCACTCTCGAGGAGTACTCTCACTTTCTCAATATCAAGGTTCAACACAAGGTTCCTTTCGTTTGTGTCCCAGAGAAACCGGATTTGGACAacattgccaacgctctttatttgagcatagaaGACGTCCTTGggaattggaagaagaatggtaACACTCATGGTTTCTATATGAGTTTCTTGGTCGAGAAGGCCCAAGAATTGGCCAACAAAAAGTTGTGGGAAGCTTTCAACGCCCTTCTGGCCGTTTTGATCTATGGGATCGTGATGTTCcctaacattcacaagttcgttgatctGGCCGCTATATGTCTTTTTGTGGATAAGAATCCGGTCCCTACTTTGCTAGCCGATACGTACTATTCCGTTCACTCTCGATATGGGAAAGGGGGAGCCATAAGAAATTGTTTGCCGTTGTTATACACCTGGTTTAAGTCCCACCTACCTACAAGTGGTCCTTTCATTACTTCTACtcagaaatggcctcaaaggatcacGGGGCTTACTGGAAATGACATTGTCTGGTGTCCCACCGGAATGGACGTGGAGAAAGTGATAACTAGCTGTG acaagcctttggacaaagagatattCGAATCCGTTTGCTTTGAAAAGGGAACCAATCCAAAGGGGCTAGAAAAAGTGAAGAGTGCCTGGAATAGCATCCATACAGATGATCAGATTTCTCTAGGTGAAAAGAATGCCGTTGCCAAACAAGCCTACACAGATTGGGTTGAAAATAGAGTTAAAGATcgcctgttgcctttcccgaaggttaacccATTGTACGAGCAGCCGCCTAAGATTCCAATTGCCACTGTGCCTGATGAGAATCGTATCCAGGTAGATATGGAATGCACCCAATTGCACGAAAAGAAGTCGGATGCGCAACCGAAACATTGTCTTATAGACCAGAAAAGAGTTGAGTTGACACACGAAGCCAAAATGCTGAAGGGAGGATCTTTTagagttcaaaagagggctagaacGGAAAAAG